From the genome of Halomonas sp. MCCC 1A13316, one region includes:
- the aceK gene encoding bifunctional isocitrate dehydrogenase kinase/phosphatase, which translates to MKHSPAYRLAATILHGFDEYRTRFKEITADASRRFRDAAWREAQQASAERINLYEEKVGETLGRLQRALDEDDLTHCECWREARNHYAELISERLDYELAETYFNSLFCSIFHHRHIRNDWMFVYSSRDAAAHHSGLEPCHRMPVEGDWEAAVRWALTEAPFETPFDDLERDVRLGGEFLSGHLPPAILAAPDAEIELLKSVFYRNKGAYLVGRVRGDGEQVPLVLPILHEQGEGLHLDTVLIESDEVSIIFSFTRAYFQVEVQVPGEFVDYLQQLMPDKPEGELYSAIGFFKHGKTEFFRALNRQVAKREDKFIIAPGVRGMVMAVFVLPSFRTVFKIIKDRFDPSKEMSHDTVREKYRLVKRHDRVGRMADTQEFSNFIARQDHFSPECLEHLLEVAPSTVYLRGDKVIIKHCYTERMMTPLNLYLEQIGEEESRAVLKDYGNAIKQMAAANIFPGDMLLKNFGVTRHGRVIFYDYDEVCYLTECNFRHIPEPMYPEQELSGEPWYSVGPNDIFPEEFGPFLFADLKLRKLFYQLHPELFDADYWKGLQQAIVDGRVIDVYPYRNKQRFSASEENGLVY; encoded by the coding sequence ATGAAGCATTCCCCCGCCTACCGCCTCGCCGCCACCATCCTGCATGGTTTCGACGAGTACCGTACCCGCTTCAAGGAGATCACCGCGGATGCCAGCCGGCGCTTTCGCGATGCCGCCTGGCGCGAGGCTCAGCAGGCCTCGGCCGAGCGCATCAATCTCTACGAGGAGAAGGTCGGCGAGACCTTGGGGCGGTTACAGCGCGCGCTGGACGAGGACGATCTGACGCACTGCGAATGCTGGCGCGAGGCGCGCAACCACTATGCTGAACTGATCAGCGAGCGGCTCGACTACGAACTGGCCGAGACCTATTTCAACTCACTGTTCTGCTCGATCTTTCACCATCGTCACATCCGCAACGACTGGATGTTCGTCTACAGCTCGCGGGACGCCGCAGCCCACCATTCGGGTCTCGAGCCCTGCCACCGCATGCCCGTCGAGGGTGACTGGGAGGCGGCGGTTCGCTGGGCGCTGACCGAGGCACCCTTCGAGACCCCCTTCGACGATCTGGAGCGGGACGTACGGCTGGGCGGCGAGTTCCTGAGCGGCCATCTGCCCCCGGCGATCCTCGCGGCGCCGGACGCCGAGATCGAGCTGCTCAAGAGCGTGTTCTACCGCAACAAGGGGGCCTACCTGGTGGGGCGGGTCCGTGGCGATGGCGAACAGGTGCCGCTGGTGCTGCCGATCCTGCACGAGCAGGGCGAAGGGCTACACCTGGATACTGTGCTGATCGAATCGGACGAGGTCTCGATCATCTTCTCCTTCACCCGCGCCTACTTTCAGGTCGAGGTACAGGTGCCGGGCGAGTTCGTCGATTACCTGCAGCAGCTGATGCCCGACAAACCGGAGGGCGAACTCTACTCGGCGATCGGCTTCTTCAAGCATGGCAAGACCGAATTCTTCCGCGCGCTCAACCGCCAGGTGGCCAAGCGCGAGGACAAGTTCATCATTGCCCCGGGCGTGCGCGGCATGGTCATGGCGGTATTCGTGCTGCCTTCGTTTCGCACCGTGTTCAAGATCATCAAGGACCGCTTCGATCCCTCCAAGGAGATGAGCCACGACACCGTACGCGAGAAGTACCGGCTGGTGAAGCGCCACGACCGGGTCGGGCGCATGGCCGATACCCAGGAGTTTTCCAACTTCATCGCACGCCAGGATCATTTCTCGCCCGAATGCCTCGAACACCTGCTGGAGGTGGCGCCTTCCACGGTATATCTCAGGGGGGACAAGGTGATCATCAAGCACTGCTATACCGAGCGCATGATGACGCCGCTCAATCTCTATCTGGAGCAGATCGGCGAGGAGGAGAGCCGCGCGGTGCTCAAGGACTATGGCAACGCCATCAAGCAGATGGCCGCGGCCAACATCTTCCCCGGCGACATGCTGCTGAAGAACTTCGGTGTCACCCGCCATGGGCGGGTGATCTTCTACGACTACGATGAGGTGTGCTATCTCACCGAGTGCAACTTCCGTCACATTCCCGAGCCGATGTATCCGGAGCAGGAGCTGTCCGGTGAGCCTTGGTACTCGGTGGGACCCAATGATATTTTCCCCGAGGAGTTCGGACCGTTCCTGTTCGCCGACCTCAAATTGCGCAAGCTCTTCTACCAGCTGCATCCGGAGCTGTTCGATGCCGACTACTGGAAGGGGCTGCAGCAGGCGATCGTCGACGGGCGCGTGATCGACGTCTATCCCTATCGTAACAAGCAGCGCTTCAGCGCCAGCGAGGAGAACGGTCTGGTCTACTAG
- a CDS encoding glycosyltransferase family 4 protein has protein sequence MRICLVSETWTPDINGVAHTLTQLSQELLARGMSLQLIRPHPADANAPRRTPDMQAELRVPGMAIPGYHAVRIGMPAKRRIRRMWQKQRPVVVYLATQGPLGWSARHVARRMGIPLVAGWHTNFDHYCSDYRVPWLAPTLMRGLRHFHNGCRATLVPTRQQADALARQGFQRLEVMGRGIDHRRLDPALRCAELRRSWGVDEHRPVALHVGRLAAEKNLALLRETFHAMRSARPDMAQVIVGDGPARRSLEKALPEVRFTGFISPEALARHFASADLFLFPSLSETWGNVVPEAMASGLAVVAYRHAAAAELIDSGINGVTVPAGDAEAFREAAVTLCQQPARYAQMGRAARLRCQTCRWPAIADIFLSILERAREVNRASTHPCGI, from the coding sequence ATGCGAATCTGTCTTGTCAGCGAGACCTGGACGCCCGATATCAACGGGGTCGCCCACACCCTCACGCAGTTGAGCCAGGAGCTGTTGGCACGGGGCATGTCGCTGCAGCTCATCCGCCCACACCCGGCCGACGCCAATGCCCCGCGGCGCACGCCGGACATGCAGGCCGAACTACGGGTACCGGGCATGGCGATACCCGGCTACCACGCCGTGCGCATCGGCATGCCGGCGAAACGGCGTATTCGGCGAATGTGGCAGAAACAGCGCCCCGTTGTGGTCTACCTGGCCACTCAAGGCCCGCTGGGTTGGTCGGCGCGGCATGTGGCCAGGCGCATGGGCATTCCACTGGTGGCAGGCTGGCACACCAACTTTGATCACTATTGCAGCGACTACCGGGTACCCTGGCTGGCTCCGACGCTGATGCGCGGGCTGCGCCACTTTCACAACGGCTGCCGGGCCACGTTGGTGCCCACTCGCCAGCAGGCGGATGCGCTCGCCCGCCAGGGCTTTCAGCGGCTCGAGGTAATGGGCCGAGGCATCGACCACCGGCGGCTCGATCCTGCACTGCGCTGTGCCGAGCTGCGCCGGAGCTGGGGCGTCGACGAACACCGTCCGGTGGCGCTGCACGTCGGTCGACTGGCAGCGGAGAAGAACCTCGCCCTGTTACGCGAGACCTTCCATGCCATGCGCAGTGCACGCCCCGACATGGCCCAAGTCATCGTCGGCGACGGGCCGGCGCGCCGTTCGCTCGAAAAAGCACTGCCTGAGGTGCGCTTTACCGGCTTCATCTCGCCGGAAGCGCTAGCCCGACACTTCGCCAGTGCCGATCTGTTTCTGTTCCCTTCACTCTCGGAAACCTGGGGCAACGTGGTGCCGGAAGCCATGGCCAGCGGCCTTGCCGTGGTGGCCTACCGTCACGCCGCCGCTGCCGAACTGATCGACAGCGGCATCAACGGCGTGACAGTACCCGCCGGTGATGCCGAGGCGTTTCGCGAGGCCGCCGTGACGCTGTGCCAGCAGCCGGCGCGTTACGCCCAGATGGGCCGTGCAGCGCGCCTGCGCTGCCAGACATGCCGTTGGCCGGCCATTGCCGATATCTTTCTCTCCATTCTCGAGCGAGCCCGGGAGGTGAACCGTGCGTCCACGCACCCTTGCGGTATTTGA
- a CDS encoding phosphatase PAP2 family protein, translating into MRPRTLAVFDRLDLLEWRLCQRFASLSLYVPWLATLRLASRVGDWPVWVLLIAAQPLLQPQAGLAHFLQYATTGLIAVAVYRLIKTRLCRERPFITFVNIIQCGEPARDRYSFPSGHTMHAVMFCVLTAAHAPWLLPLLVPLALLIAMSRVGLGLHYISDVAAGAAIGYVFALASLYLAG; encoded by the coding sequence GTGCGTCCACGCACCCTTGCGGTATTTGATCGACTCGACCTGCTCGAGTGGCGCCTCTGCCAGCGCTTCGCCAGCCTCAGCCTGTACGTCCCGTGGCTTGCCACCCTGCGCCTGGCCAGCCGAGTGGGCGACTGGCCTGTGTGGGTGCTGCTGATCGCCGCTCAGCCGCTGCTCCAACCCCAGGCTGGGCTCGCTCATTTTCTGCAGTACGCTACGACTGGCCTCATCGCCGTTGCCGTCTACCGCCTGATCAAGACCCGCCTGTGCCGGGAGCGCCCCTTCATCACCTTCGTCAACATCATCCAGTGTGGCGAGCCGGCCCGCGACCGCTACAGCTTCCCCAGCGGGCATACCATGCATGCGGTGATGTTCTGCGTACTGACCGCCGCTCATGCTCCCTGGTTACTGCCACTGCTGGTGCCGCTGGCGCTACTCATCGCAATGTCGCGGGTCGGGCTCGGCCTGCATTACATCAGCGACGTGGCTGCCGGTGCCGCCATCGGCTACGTGTTCGCCCTGGCCAGCCTCTACCTGGCAGGCTGA
- a CDS encoding SDR family oxidoreductase, with protein MASRVLVTGANRGIGLALARHYKGEGWQVIGVCRTASAELAEVADQLIEGIDVAWDEDVARLSEAVRGQRLDLLINNAGLMHDESLGSLDFDTIREQMEVNAYGPLRVTEALLDNLGAGSKVANVTSRMGSIADNDSGGRYGYRASKAALNAFGKSLAIDLKPKGIAVAQLHPGYVQTRMVNFGGLIPTEEAAAGIAARIAALTLETSGGFWHSNGEALPW; from the coding sequence ATGGCATCCAGGGTATTGGTCACCGGAGCCAATCGTGGCATCGGTCTGGCATTGGCCCGCCACTACAAGGGAGAGGGCTGGCAGGTGATCGGCGTGTGTCGTACCGCTTCGGCGGAACTCGCCGAGGTCGCCGATCAGCTGATCGAGGGCATCGACGTGGCTTGGGACGAGGACGTTGCGAGACTGTCCGAGGCCGTTCGTGGGCAGCGCCTGGACCTATTGATCAACAATGCCGGCCTGATGCACGACGAATCGCTGGGCTCGCTCGACTTCGACACCATTCGCGAGCAGATGGAAGTCAACGCCTACGGCCCGCTGCGGGTGACCGAGGCGCTGCTCGACAACCTGGGCGCTGGCAGCAAGGTGGCCAACGTCACCAGCCGCATGGGGTCCATCGCCGACAACGACTCCGGCGGGCGCTACGGCTACCGGGCATCGAAGGCAGCGCTGAACGCCTTCGGCAAGTCGCTGGCCATCGATCTCAAGCCCAAGGGGATCGCCGTAGCCCAGCTGCATCCGGGCTACGTGCAGACCCGCATGGTCAACTTCGGTGGCCTGATCCCTACCGAAGAGGCGGCTGCCGGCATCGCCGCTCGCATCGCAGCGTTGACGCTGGAAACCAGTGGCGGCTTTTGGCATAGCAATGGTGAGGCACTGCCCTGGTAA
- a CDS encoding Glu/Leu/Phe/Val family dehydrogenase, producing the protein MSRQKEHANLFEDALSRLEEVFAAINVHGDARERLMQPNLVMRVSVPVRMDDGSLKVFPGWRVQYNNTLGPAKGGIRFHPDVNQDEVTTLSFWMSVKCAVVDLPYGGGKGGVRVDPKTLSKLELERLARSYVRAIVDIMGPDRDIPAPDVNTNSMVMGWMADEFDHLARGKVPAAITGKPPELGGSLGRVAATGRGALHVLDLWAAREQRRPEETTLAIQGFGNAAYHFARLAHERGYRIIAVSDSKGAIYSRQGLDPDSIMEQKTQNQRLHDMVYCDDSVCIAEDAEPIERDELLTLEADVLVLAALENQVHEDNVDQVKAGALLEIANGPVTSRADARLEERGVPVLPDVLANTGGVIVSYYEWVQNRSGERWTEEEVNSRLAKRLERQSRLVFERAEREDISYRKAAYRQGIEHISRAIQLRGNCQDSE; encoded by the coding sequence ATGTCTCGGCAAAAGGAACATGCCAACCTGTTCGAGGACGCGCTCTCGCGCTTGGAGGAAGTATTCGCCGCCATCAACGTTCACGGTGATGCCAGGGAGCGCCTGATGCAGCCCAACCTGGTGATGCGGGTTAGCGTGCCCGTGCGTATGGATGACGGCAGTCTCAAGGTCTTCCCCGGCTGGCGCGTGCAGTACAACAATACCTTGGGGCCGGCCAAGGGAGGCATCCGCTTTCACCCCGACGTCAACCAGGATGAAGTGACCACGCTGAGCTTCTGGATGTCGGTAAAATGTGCCGTGGTCGACCTGCCCTACGGTGGCGGAAAGGGCGGTGTCAGAGTCGATCCCAAGACGTTGTCCAAGCTGGAGCTGGAACGGCTCGCGCGCAGCTACGTACGTGCCATTGTCGACATCATGGGGCCCGACCGAGACATCCCCGCTCCCGACGTGAATACCAACTCCATGGTGATGGGCTGGATGGCCGACGAATTCGATCATCTCGCTCGCGGCAAGGTGCCTGCCGCCATCACCGGCAAGCCACCCGAGCTGGGCGGCTCGCTGGGCCGCGTTGCCGCCACCGGCCGTGGCGCTCTGCACGTACTCGACCTGTGGGCCGCCCGTGAGCAGCGCCGGCCCGAGGAGACCACCCTGGCCATCCAGGGCTTCGGCAACGCCGCCTACCATTTCGCCCGCCTGGCCCATGAGCGGGGTTATCGCATCATCGCGGTCTCCGACTCGAAGGGCGCCATCTACAGCCGCCAGGGCCTGGACCCCGACTCCATCATGGAGCAGAAGACCCAGAACCAGCGCCTGCACGACATGGTCTACTGCGACGACTCGGTGTGCATCGCCGAAGATGCGGAACCGATCGAGCGTGACGAACTGTTGACCCTGGAGGCGGACGTGCTGGTGCTGGCGGCGCTGGAGAACCAGGTTCACGAGGACAACGTCGACCAGGTCAAGGCCGGCGCGCTGCTCGAGATCGCCAACGGCCCGGTTACCAGCCGTGCCGATGCACGACTCGAAGAGCGCGGCGTGCCGGTGCTGCCCGACGTGCTGGCCAATACCGGCGGCGTGATCGTCAGCTACTACGAATGGGTACAGAACCGCAGCGGAGAGCGCTGGACCGAGGAAGAGGTCAACTCGCGCCTGGCCAAGCGGCTGGAACGGCAGAGCCGGCTCGTCTTCGAGCGCGCCGAGCGAGAGGATATCTCCTATCGCAAGGCCGCCTATCGCCAGGGCATCGAGCATATCTCAAGGGCCATTCAGCTACGTGGCAACTGCCAGGATAGTGAGTGA
- a CDS encoding pseudouridine synthase: MTEPLTILYRDEQLVAVHKPAGLLVHRSKLAGGVSEFLLQRLRNQLGQRVYPVHRLDRPTSGVMIFALDPASAARLGETFTQRRVTKRYLAVVRGTGPEHEWLDYALREEDGSRPKAEMPPLEALTEIRRLDGVELPVQVDRYPASRYSLMDVRPLTGRRHQIRRHLSRRGYPIIGDAKHGKGNHNRFFAERLGCPRLLLAAVGLSFDHPVGEHGLALSCALDATMTALFQHFGWAGHLPVDSACRLDIAPSTTT, from the coding sequence ATGACGGAACCCCTGACTATTCTTTATCGGGACGAGCAACTGGTCGCGGTACACAAGCCAGCGGGATTGCTGGTGCACCGCTCCAAGCTGGCAGGCGGGGTGAGCGAGTTCTTGCTGCAACGCCTGCGCAACCAGTTGGGCCAACGCGTCTACCCGGTCCATCGGCTCGATCGCCCTACCTCGGGCGTGATGATCTTTGCCCTGGATCCGGCCAGCGCGGCCCGTCTGGGGGAAACCTTCACCCAGCGCCGGGTCACCAAGCGCTACCTCGCCGTGGTGCGCGGTACCGGTCCAGAGCACGAATGGCTGGACTATGCCCTGCGCGAGGAGGATGGCAGCCGTCCCAAGGCGGAGATGCCGCCGCTGGAGGCGCTGACCGAGATCAGGCGACTGGATGGCGTGGAGCTGCCGGTTCAAGTGGATCGCTATCCTGCCAGCCGCTACTCGCTGATGGATGTGCGTCCGCTGACCGGTCGCCGCCATCAGATTCGCCGACACCTGTCGCGGCGGGGCTATCCGATCATCGGCGATGCCAAGCATGGCAAGGGTAACCACAATCGTTTTTTCGCCGAACGCCTGGGCTGCCCGCGGCTGTTGCTGGCGGCGGTTGGCTTGAGCTTCGATCACCCTGTGGGCGAGCATGGGCTGGCATTGAGCTGTGCGCTGGATGCCACCATGACGGCTCTGTTCCAGCACTTTGGCTGGGCCGGTCATCTGCCTGTCGATAGCGCCTGCCGCCTCGACATTGCACCGTCCACCACAACCTGA
- the tcdA gene encoding tRNA cyclic N6-threonylcarbamoyladenosine(37) synthase TcdA, with translation MTASLRPHDAAPPAQDDYDFRFGGIRRLYGARALERFRSAHVVVVGVGGVGSWAVEALARSGIGRLTLIDLDDVCVSNVNRQLPALDGTIGRPKVEVLAERCRAIQPGIEVVADTAFVTPTNLAQRIPDDADHVIDAIDSVVAKAALIHWCRRRKLPIVVAGAAGGQTDPTRIKVADLSRTEHDPLLAKVRARLRRDHGFSRNPKRRFSVECVYSDEQLVYPGPGGEVCLQKPASGESTRLDCASGVGAATFVTGGFGFVAASRVLARLAKAAANNDIAP, from the coding sequence ATGACCGCCTCGCTACGCCCACACGATGCCGCCCCGCCAGCTCAGGATGATTATGACTTCCGCTTCGGTGGCATCAGGCGCCTCTACGGCGCCCGTGCTCTCGAACGCTTTCGCAGTGCCCATGTGGTGGTGGTCGGGGTAGGCGGCGTCGGCAGTTGGGCAGTGGAAGCGCTGGCACGCTCGGGTATCGGCCGCCTTACGCTGATCGACCTCGACGACGTCTGCGTCTCCAATGTCAATCGCCAGTTGCCCGCACTGGACGGCACCATCGGCCGCCCCAAGGTGGAAGTTCTGGCCGAGCGCTGCCGGGCGATACAGCCCGGCATCGAGGTCGTGGCCGATACCGCCTTCGTCACCCCGACCAACCTGGCCCAGCGCATCCCGGACGACGCCGACCATGTGATCGATGCCATCGACAGCGTGGTGGCCAAGGCCGCGCTGATCCACTGGTGCCGGCGGCGCAAGCTGCCCATCGTCGTCGCCGGCGCCGCCGGCGGCCAGACAGACCCCACGCGTATCAAGGTGGCCGACCTTTCGCGCACCGAACATGATCCTCTGCTGGCCAAGGTTCGTGCACGTCTGCGCCGCGACCATGGCTTTTCACGCAACCCAAAGCGGCGCTTCTCCGTCGAATGCGTCTATTCTGACGAGCAACTGGTTTATCCGGGCCCGGGTGGCGAGGTCTGCCTGCAGAAGCCCGCAAGCGGCGAGTCGACCCGGCTAGACTGCGCCTCAGGAGTGGGTGCGGCCACCTTCGTCACCGGCGGCTTCGGCTTCGTTGCCGCCTCGCGGGTTCTTGCACGGCTGGCCAAGGCGGCCGCCAACAACGACATAGCCCCCTGA
- a CDS encoding DUF1653 domain-containing protein yields the protein MSQPLPVPGIYSHYKGNRYEVLGVAHHSETEELLVVYRALYGDYGLWVRPLEMFTETVEVRGEPVPRFDLEKAF from the coding sequence ATGTCCCAGCCCCTCCCCGTCCCGGGGATCTACAGCCACTACAAGGGCAATCGCTACGAGGTTCTCGGTGTCGCCCACCACAGCGAGACCGAGGAGCTGCTAGTGGTCTATCGCGCGCTGTATGGCGACTACGGCCTGTGGGTGCGGCCCTTGGAGATGTTCACCGAGACCGTCGAGGTACGCGGCGAACCGGTACCGCGCTTCGATCTTGAAAAGGCTTTCTAG
- the bfr gene encoding bacterioferritin: protein MKGDAKVIEYLNKSLGNELVAINQYFLHAKMYKDWGLKALAKWEYDESIDEMKHADKLIERILFLEGVPNLQDLGKLHIGENVREMLESDLKIEHEGRNDYIEAIAYCEQVKDYVSRDLFRHILADEEEHIDHIETELGLIDKVGIENYMLRQMQEAGDE, encoded by the coding sequence ATGAAAGGCGATGCCAAGGTCATCGAATACCTCAACAAGTCCCTCGGCAATGAGCTGGTGGCAATCAACCAGTACTTCCTGCATGCCAAGATGTACAAGGACTGGGGGCTCAAGGCACTGGCCAAGTGGGAGTACGATGAGTCGATCGACGAAATGAAGCATGCCGACAAGCTGATCGAGCGCATCCTGTTCCTCGAGGGCGTGCCCAACTTGCAGGACCTCGGCAAGCTGCACATCGGCGAGAACGTGCGCGAGATGCTCGAGAGCGATCTCAAGATCGAGCACGAGGGGCGTAACGACTACATCGAGGCCATCGCCTACTGCGAGCAGGTCAAGGACTACGTATCCCGTGATCTGTTCCGCCATATCCTCGCCGACGAGGAGGAGCACATCGATCATATCGAGACCGAACTCGGCCTGATCGACAAGGTCGGCATCGAGAATTACATGCTGCGCCAGATGCAGGAAGCCGGCGACGAGTGA
- a CDS encoding (2Fe-2S)-binding protein has product MYVCLCKGVSDRKIRESVEGGARSWREVQQETGCGTQCGKCACVGKTITREAVKAELMASASDLAYAV; this is encoded by the coding sequence ATGTACGTATGTCTTTGCAAGGGCGTATCGGACCGCAAGATTCGTGAGAGCGTCGAAGGCGGTGCCCGTAGCTGGCGTGAGGTTCAGCAGGAAACCGGCTGCGGTACTCAGTGCGGCAAGTGCGCCTGTGTCGGCAAGACCATCACCCGCGAAGCCGTCAAGGCCGAATTGATGGCCTCGGCCAGCGATCTCGCCTACGCCGTGTAG
- a CDS encoding RDD family protein has product MQRRFDQLDDVWPAGLGRRLGAMLYDALLVLAIWILIAVLHVAFVRLVLGLDAELVGQGAPQRLTLQLALLVGAFVFFAFSWMRGGMTLGMQAWRLRVQTRSGHSITLHQSLVRYLVAWLSLAAFGLGYFWVLFDSERRSWPDIASGTRIVVIPKASRR; this is encoded by the coding sequence ATGCAACGACGATTCGATCAGCTCGACGATGTGTGGCCCGCCGGCCTGGGGCGGCGTCTGGGCGCCATGCTCTACGATGCCCTGCTGGTCCTGGCGATCTGGATCTTGATCGCCGTGCTGCACGTGGCCTTCGTACGCCTGGTCCTGGGGCTGGATGCCGAGCTGGTGGGACAGGGCGCGCCACAGCGCCTGACCCTGCAATTGGCGTTGCTGGTAGGGGCGTTCGTGTTCTTCGCCTTTTCCTGGATGCGCGGCGGCATGACCCTGGGCATGCAAGCCTGGCGCCTGCGCGTACAGACTCGCAGTGGCCACTCGATCACCCTGCACCAGAGCCTGGTGCGCTATTTGGTTGCCTGGCTTTCACTGGCCGCCTTCGGGCTCGGTTATTTCTGGGTGCTGTTCGACAGCGAACGCCGCAGCTGGCCAGATATCGCTTCGGGCACGCGTATCGTGGTCATTCCCAAGGCGAGCCGTCGCTAG
- the lptG gene encoding LPS export ABC transporter permease LptG, with the protein MLTDRLDRYIARNVLGAILVVQVVLLGLDLVITYINDLGDVEGNYGALQVLLFLLMRLPWRFYQYAPVGVLIGALIGLGSMASSNELTVMRAAGRSLARILWGVMKPIILVVAILLLIAEFVSPRTEQYASAWRLEQMQGEGALLTQSGGWQREGDSIYRFGAIRADDTVLDLTRYVFDDRRLREAVQASRASWEGDRWMLEEVKITRFGDDRTEAETHERLRWDTSLTPDQLNRLLRDIDSQAPSELWAYSRYLLSQGQQATQPLLYFWQKMLMPLTMASLVLVAASFVFGPLRTVAAGTRVFYGVIVGLSFKYLQDLLAPASTVFGFSPVWAVLAPTLLCAALGFYLLRRSG; encoded by the coding sequence ATGCTGACGGACCGTCTCGACCGCTATATTGCGCGCAACGTGCTGGGGGCGATCCTCGTCGTTCAGGTCGTCCTGCTTGGCCTCGACCTGGTGATCACTTACATCAACGACCTGGGCGACGTCGAAGGCAACTATGGGGCTCTCCAGGTGCTGCTCTTCCTGCTGATGCGCCTGCCCTGGCGCTTCTACCAGTATGCGCCGGTAGGCGTGCTTATCGGGGCGCTGATCGGCCTGGGCAGCATGGCCTCGAGCAACGAGCTGACGGTGATGCGAGCGGCCGGGCGCTCATTGGCCCGCATCCTGTGGGGCGTGATGAAGCCGATCATTCTGGTGGTGGCCATCCTGCTCTTGATTGCCGAATTCGTCAGCCCGCGCACCGAACAGTACGCTAGCGCCTGGCGCCTGGAGCAGATGCAAGGAGAGGGTGCATTGCTGACGCAGAGTGGCGGTTGGCAGCGCGAGGGGGATAGCATCTACCGGTTCGGTGCCATCCGTGCCGATGACACGGTTCTCGACCTGACCCGCTACGTCTTCGACGACAGGAGGCTGCGCGAAGCCGTGCAAGCGTCGCGTGCGTCCTGGGAAGGCGATCGCTGGATGCTCGAAGAAGTGAAGATCACGCGCTTCGGCGACGACCGTACCGAGGCCGAGACGCACGAACGACTGAGATGGGATACGTCCCTGACTCCCGACCAGCTCAACCGTTTGCTCCGCGATATCGACAGCCAAGCCCCGAGCGAGCTATGGGCCTACTCGCGCTATTTGTTGTCCCAGGGGCAGCAGGCCACCCAACCGCTGCTCTATTTCTGGCAGAAGATGTTGATGCCACTGACCATGGCCTCGCTGGTGCTGGTCGCGGCGTCATTCGTGTTCGGTCCGCTGCGCACCGTGGCCGCCGGCACGCGGGTGTTCTACGGCGTGATCGTCGGGTTGTCGTTCAAGTACCTGCAGGACCTGCTGGCGCCGGCCTCCACCGTATTCGGCTTCTCACCGGTGTGGGCGGTGCTGGCGCCTACGCTGCTCTGCGCCGCCTTGGGCTTTTATCTGCTGCGTCGCTCGGGCTAG